From Roseofilum reptotaenium CS-1145:
AGCAGGGAATTGGTACTGCCATCAGGACCATCATCATTTTCAGCAACGGTGGTACCATCATCACCCAGCAAGGTGACAATGGTATCAAACTGATCGGAATGCAGGTCAACTACTACATTATCCCCCTCATTCAAGTTGACCATGTAATCCCGTGCAAACCCTCCTTGACCAGTGGGAATATCCTTTTGCGAGAGGGTATCAGTAATTTCATTGCTCGTAAGTAATGGCTTGGGATTATAAATTTCTGATTGGGCCTGAGCTGCTGTCTGAAGACCGATCGCCATCAACAGACTGAAGACGAAACGAATACCGCTACCTGGGGTAGCTAAAGAGTTAAGCATGAAACATCAAGTCAACTGATGGATTTTCTGTGAATATCTTAAACTACGCTTTCAGGTAATCGCCAGTGTGGTCTGGCGTTCTGATTAGGTTTCAATATTACCCCGACGAGCTACCGTACACCGGGGAGCAATCCACCATGGGCCGCCTTCATTCCCTCTCAAGTCGCATTGTTCGATGGGCCCTGCACCATTAGACGCAACATAAATCCCTTGTTTTTGGTTGCCATATAACCGGCATTGTTTCAAACTCAGGTTACTTTGTTTTTTGATATGTACACCTCGGCCGCCATTTTGGAAAATATCACAGAAGGACGCACTAGCGTGACCGGCTTCAGAAACTAAAATCCCCTCGCCAGTCATTTGAGAAATTTGGCAATGTTCTAAATTTGCTTCAGCATGACGATCGCTTTTAACACCAATCGTCTGGCCATAAATCTGACAAAATTCTAGGCTAGAGCGGCTATCTTGTGTCATCCAAACTCCATATTGGGAATCTCCAGCC
This genomic window contains:
- a CDS encoding PPC domain-containing protein, which codes for MAIGLQTAAQAQSEIYNPKPLLTSNEITDTLSQKDIPTGQGGFARDYMVNLNEGDNVVVDLHSDQFDTIVTLLGDDGTTVAENDDGPDGSTNSLLFARITKSGTYIVRVRAFGETAGGQFNLKLTRLRPI